One window of the Amycolatopsis mediterranei genome contains the following:
- a CDS encoding sensor histidine kinase, with translation MSEAGSAAPPRAFVRTLLRSGTPADPAEPVSDSSDLTAVGDATLARASRYWVAVPLAYRAAAFVKVFIGFTAANGVVGLAPVLGATAFAVVADTAAVVWVLRSGGLRARFTGRALGLDLSLGVALNLVVAMTAPAAVQPFAVDVSWTWLVGSVAMWAGTSGLPAALWVFAAAVPFRAVLTLAGGLPLSNQLALTRSIGCMVALAVAIVLAAAILILLGVGTRFAVDIGLRRGREAERRRTRRIMHDSVLQTLEALAISAPGDDAQAVTRLSELRSVAKAEAAELRRRITEPVPTGSTRGFAVELADVATELARDGLRTQLVAADFADDHKVSQDRRTALCEAVREALRNTVKHSGTKQVVLRVEKRDGGIAVVARDQGQGFDVGDRPPGFGISQSIMARLAEVGGHGTVDSQPGRGTRVTMWVPG, from the coding sequence ATGTCCGAGGCGGGCTCTGCCGCACCGCCACGCGCCTTCGTCCGCACGCTGCTGCGCAGCGGCACCCCTGCGGACCCCGCCGAGCCCGTTTCCGACAGCAGCGACCTCACCGCCGTCGGGGACGCGACGCTCGCCCGCGCCTCGCGCTACTGGGTAGCGGTGCCGCTGGCCTACCGGGCCGCCGCGTTCGTCAAGGTGTTCATCGGGTTCACCGCCGCGAACGGCGTGGTCGGGCTCGCACCGGTGCTCGGCGCCACCGCCTTCGCCGTCGTGGCCGACACCGCCGCCGTCGTCTGGGTGCTGCGTTCGGGCGGCCTGCGGGCCCGCTTCACCGGGCGAGCCCTCGGGCTGGACCTTTCCCTCGGTGTGGCCCTCAACCTCGTGGTCGCCATGACGGCCCCGGCCGCGGTGCAGCCGTTCGCCGTCGACGTGTCCTGGACCTGGCTGGTCGGCTCGGTCGCCATGTGGGCCGGCACGTCCGGGCTGCCCGCGGCGCTGTGGGTGTTCGCCGCGGCCGTCCCGTTCCGGGCCGTGCTGACGCTCGCCGGCGGCCTGCCCTTGAGCAACCAGCTCGCCCTCACCCGGTCGATCGGCTGCATGGTGGCGCTGGCGGTGGCGATCGTGCTCGCCGCGGCGATCCTCATCCTGCTCGGCGTCGGCACCCGGTTCGCAGTGGACATCGGGCTGCGGCGCGGGCGCGAAGCCGAGCGCCGCCGGACGCGGCGCATCATGCACGACAGCGTGCTGCAGACCCTCGAAGCGCTGGCCATTTCGGCGCCGGGCGACGACGCCCAGGCCGTCACGCGGCTGTCAGAGCTGCGTTCGGTCGCCAAGGCGGAGGCGGCCGAGCTGCGCCGCCGGATCACCGAACCCGTGCCGACCGGGTCGACGCGCGGGTTCGCGGTCGAACTCGCCGACGTCGCCACCGAGCTGGCCCGCGACGGCCTGCGCACGCAGCTCGTCGCCGCGGACTTCGCCGACGACCACAAGGTGTCGCAGGACCGGCGCACCGCGTTGTGCGAAGCGGTCCGGGAAGCGTTGCGCAACACGGTGAAGCACTCCGGGACGAAGCAGGTCGTGCTCCGCGTGGAGAAGCGCGACGGCGGGATCGCGGTGGTGGCCCGCGACCAGGGCCAGGGCTTCGACGTCGGCGACCGGCCACCGGGCTTCGGCATCAGCCAGTCGATCATGGCCCGGCTGGCCGAGGTCGGCGGGCACGGCACGGTGGACTCGCAGCCGGGCCGCGGCACCCGCGTCACGATGTGGGTGCCGGGCTGA